From the genome of Ananas comosus cultivar F153 linkage group 18, ASM154086v1, whole genome shotgun sequence, one region includes:
- the LOC109723949 gene encoding uncharacterized protein LOC109723949 isoform X3 — MGDEYLLRQFERILEHDDLLDELGFIHPSQFASLNEGLDATAFEISNRTPSDFDALNYDETAFWTKDHKLAISTEILTQLSKAARRAYFDVRSGYKDSISVNMNANRSDSVTSRGSSIELLENNLLMHSKAILILSCDFLSAWNSRKQVLQRKCNLSLFMDELQLLTLILSYSPKSECAWSHRRWVIKRIAEKCQDLQEIIDEESDLARNIVEKSKMNYRAWNHRVWLTNYMTRKQVLTHIQILDELDKSRKWSELHIADSCSFHYRGEEIKWNKFLIKRFMDRQSLWVYRRFLIQCWIKLFRDDCLHARQLHKDHQNGSLELHTDHQNSCVLLDLFWAKELEFLCECLNTPVDEFEDYHIQAQLAASYMLWITKQFPFLANSKHQERISELGDLKAILIKTCPDKTLLWRSLSD, encoded by the exons ATGGGAGATGAGTATTTGTTGCGGCAATTCGAGCGCATTTTAGAGCACGATGATCTCCT GGATGAATTAGGGTTCATACACCCATCCCAATTTGCATCTCTAAACGAGGGTTTAGATGCTACCGCATTTGAGATCTCAAATCGGACACCTTCCGATTTTGATGCACTAAATTATGACGAAACCGCTTTTTGGACCAAAGATCATAAGCTGGCGATATCAACAGAGATCTTAACTCAGTTGTCAAAAGCTGCTCGGCGTGCTTATTTCGATGTAAGAAGCGGCTATAAAGATTCTATCAGCGTGAATATGAATGCAAATCGATCTGATAGCGTGACTTCTCGGGGAAGCTCTATTGAGCTTCTTGAGAATAATTTGTTGATGCACAGTAAGGCTATTTTGATACTAAGCTGTGACTTTCTCAGTGCATGGAATTCTAG GAAACAAGTCCTCCAAAGGAAATGCAATTTATCACTATTTATGGATGAACTTCAATTACTGACTTTAATTCTTTCGTACTCACCGAAAAGTGAGTGTGCCTGGAGTCATAG GAGGTGGGTGATCAAGAGGATCGCTGAAAAGTGTCAAGATCTACAAGAGATCATAGACGAGGAATCTGATCTAGCAAGGAACATAGTAGAG AAATCGAAAATGAACTATCGCGCATGGAACCATCGTGTTTGGCTCACTAATTACATGACGAGAAAACAG GTTCTTACACACATTCAGATTCTTGATGAGCTGGATAAGTCAAGGAAGTGGTCCGAGTTGCATATTGCTGACAGTTGCTCCTTCCACTATCGTGGG GAGGAGATCAAGTGGAACAAATTTCTTATTAAACGATTTATGGATAGACAG TCCTTGTGGGTCTACCGTCGATTCCTCATTCAATGCTGGATAAAGCTCTTCAGAGATGATTGTTTACATGCCAGGCAGTTGCATAAGGACCATCAAAATGGTTCCCTCGAGTTGCATACTGACCATCAAAATAGTTGTGTCTTGCTGGATCTATTTTGGGCCAAAGAATTAGAATTCCTTTGTGAGTGCCTGAATACTCCTGTTGATGAATTCGAGGATTATCACATTCAAGCCCAGCTTGCGGCTTCTTACATGTTGTGGATTACAAAG CAATTTCCATTCCTTGCGAATTCTAAGCATCAAGAGAGAATAAGTGAACTGGGAGACCTAAAGGCCATCTTGATAAAGACTTGCCCAGATAAGACTTTGCTTTGGAGAAGTCTATCAGATTAG
- the LOC109723949 gene encoding uncharacterized protein LOC109723949 isoform X4, whose protein sequence is MGDEYLLRQFERILEHDDLLDELGFIHPSQFASLNEGLDATAFEISNRTPSDFDALNYDETAFWTKDHKLAISTEILTQLSKAARRAYFDVRSGYKDSISVNMNANRSDSVTSRGSSIELLENNLLMHSKAILILSCDFLSAWNSRKQVLQRKCNLSLFMDELQLLTLILSYSPKSECAWSHRRWVIKRIAEKCQDLQEIIDEESDLARNIVEKSKMNYRAWNHRVWLTNYMTRKQILDELDKSRKWSELHIADSCSFHYRGEEIKWNKFLIKRFMDRQSLWVYRRFLIQCWIKLFRDDCLHARQLHKDHQNGSLELHTDHQNSCVLLDLFWAKELEFLCECLNTPVDEFEDYHIQAQLAASYMLWITKQFPFLANSKHQERISELGDLKAILIKTCPDKTLLWRSLSD, encoded by the exons ATGGGAGATGAGTATTTGTTGCGGCAATTCGAGCGCATTTTAGAGCACGATGATCTCCT GGATGAATTAGGGTTCATACACCCATCCCAATTTGCATCTCTAAACGAGGGTTTAGATGCTACCGCATTTGAGATCTCAAATCGGACACCTTCCGATTTTGATGCACTAAATTATGACGAAACCGCTTTTTGGACCAAAGATCATAAGCTGGCGATATCAACAGAGATCTTAACTCAGTTGTCAAAAGCTGCTCGGCGTGCTTATTTCGATGTAAGAAGCGGCTATAAAGATTCTATCAGCGTGAATATGAATGCAAATCGATCTGATAGCGTGACTTCTCGGGGAAGCTCTATTGAGCTTCTTGAGAATAATTTGTTGATGCACAGTAAGGCTATTTTGATACTAAGCTGTGACTTTCTCAGTGCATGGAATTCTAG GAAACAAGTCCTCCAAAGGAAATGCAATTTATCACTATTTATGGATGAACTTCAATTACTGACTTTAATTCTTTCGTACTCACCGAAAAGTGAGTGTGCCTGGAGTCATAG GAGGTGGGTGATCAAGAGGATCGCTGAAAAGTGTCAAGATCTACAAGAGATCATAGACGAGGAATCTGATCTAGCAAGGAACATAGTAGAG AAATCGAAAATGAACTATCGCGCATGGAACCATCGTGTTTGGCTCACTAATTACATGACGAGAAAACAG ATTCTTGATGAGCTGGATAAGTCAAGGAAGTGGTCCGAGTTGCATATTGCTGACAGTTGCTCCTTCCACTATCGTGGG GAGGAGATCAAGTGGAACAAATTTCTTATTAAACGATTTATGGATAGACAG TCCTTGTGGGTCTACCGTCGATTCCTCATTCAATGCTGGATAAAGCTCTTCAGAGATGATTGTTTACATGCCAGGCAGTTGCATAAGGACCATCAAAATGGTTCCCTCGAGTTGCATACTGACCATCAAAATAGTTGTGTCTTGCTGGATCTATTTTGGGCCAAAGAATTAGAATTCCTTTGTGAGTGCCTGAATACTCCTGTTGATGAATTCGAGGATTATCACATTCAAGCCCAGCTTGCGGCTTCTTACATGTTGTGGATTACAAAG CAATTTCCATTCCTTGCGAATTCTAAGCATCAAGAGAGAATAAGTGAACTGGGAGACCTAAAGGCCATCTTGATAAAGACTTGCCCAGATAAGACTTTGCTTTGGAGAAGTCTATCAGATTAG
- the LOC109723949 gene encoding uncharacterized protein LOC109723949 isoform X2 — protein MGDEYLLRQFERILEHDDLLDELGFIHPSQFASLNEGLDATAFEISNRTPSDFDALNYDETAFWTKDHKLAISTEILTQLSKAARRAYFDVRSGYKDSISVNMNANRSDSVTSRGSSIELLENNLLMHSKAILILSCDFLSAWNSRKQVLQRKCNLSLFMDELQLLTLILSYSPKSECAWSHRRWVIKRIAEKCQDLQEIIDEESDLARNIVEKSKMNYRAWNHRVWLTNYMTRKQILDELDKSRKWSELHIADSCSFHYRGRLLLRLLENSYRRQEEEASSSFMSNIPFLWEEEIKWNKFLIKRFMDRQSLWVYRRFLIQCWIKLFRDDCLHARQLHKDHQNGSLELHTDHQNSCVLLDLFWAKELEFLCECLNTPVDEFEDYHIQAQLAASYMLWITKQFPFLANSKHQERISELGDLKAILIKTCPDKTLLWRSLSD, from the exons ATGGGAGATGAGTATTTGTTGCGGCAATTCGAGCGCATTTTAGAGCACGATGATCTCCT GGATGAATTAGGGTTCATACACCCATCCCAATTTGCATCTCTAAACGAGGGTTTAGATGCTACCGCATTTGAGATCTCAAATCGGACACCTTCCGATTTTGATGCACTAAATTATGACGAAACCGCTTTTTGGACCAAAGATCATAAGCTGGCGATATCAACAGAGATCTTAACTCAGTTGTCAAAAGCTGCTCGGCGTGCTTATTTCGATGTAAGAAGCGGCTATAAAGATTCTATCAGCGTGAATATGAATGCAAATCGATCTGATAGCGTGACTTCTCGGGGAAGCTCTATTGAGCTTCTTGAGAATAATTTGTTGATGCACAGTAAGGCTATTTTGATACTAAGCTGTGACTTTCTCAGTGCATGGAATTCTAG GAAACAAGTCCTCCAAAGGAAATGCAATTTATCACTATTTATGGATGAACTTCAATTACTGACTTTAATTCTTTCGTACTCACCGAAAAGTGAGTGTGCCTGGAGTCATAG GAGGTGGGTGATCAAGAGGATCGCTGAAAAGTGTCAAGATCTACAAGAGATCATAGACGAGGAATCTGATCTAGCAAGGAACATAGTAGAG AAATCGAAAATGAACTATCGCGCATGGAACCATCGTGTTTGGCTCACTAATTACATGACGAGAAAACAG ATTCTTGATGAGCTGGATAAGTCAAGGAAGTGGTCCGAGTTGCATATTGCTGACAGTTGCTCCTTCCACTATCGTGGG CGCTTGCTGCTTAGATTACTTGAGAATAGCtatagaagacaagaagaggaagCTTCTTCTAGTTTCATGTCTAATATCCCATTCTTATGGGAG GAGGAGATCAAGTGGAACAAATTTCTTATTAAACGATTTATGGATAGACAG TCCTTGTGGGTCTACCGTCGATTCCTCATTCAATGCTGGATAAAGCTCTTCAGAGATGATTGTTTACATGCCAGGCAGTTGCATAAGGACCATCAAAATGGTTCCCTCGAGTTGCATACTGACCATCAAAATAGTTGTGTCTTGCTGGATCTATTTTGGGCCAAAGAATTAGAATTCCTTTGTGAGTGCCTGAATACTCCTGTTGATGAATTCGAGGATTATCACATTCAAGCCCAGCTTGCGGCTTCTTACATGTTGTGGATTACAAAG CAATTTCCATTCCTTGCGAATTCTAAGCATCAAGAGAGAATAAGTGAACTGGGAGACCTAAAGGCCATCTTGATAAAGACTTGCCCAGATAAGACTTTGCTTTGGAGAAGTCTATCAGATTAG
- the LOC109723949 gene encoding uncharacterized protein LOC109723949 isoform X1, whose amino-acid sequence MGDEYLLRQFERILEHDDLLDELGFIHPSQFASLNEGLDATAFEISNRTPSDFDALNYDETAFWTKDHKLAISTEILTQLSKAARRAYFDVRSGYKDSISVNMNANRSDSVTSRGSSIELLENNLLMHSKAILILSCDFLSAWNSRKQVLQRKCNLSLFMDELQLLTLILSYSPKSECAWSHRRWVIKRIAEKCQDLQEIIDEESDLARNIVEKSKMNYRAWNHRVWLTNYMTRKQVLTHIQILDELDKSRKWSELHIADSCSFHYRGRLLLRLLENSYRRQEEEASSSFMSNIPFLWEEEIKWNKFLIKRFMDRQSLWVYRRFLIQCWIKLFRDDCLHARQLHKDHQNGSLELHTDHQNSCVLLDLFWAKELEFLCECLNTPVDEFEDYHIQAQLAASYMLWITKQFPFLANSKHQERISELGDLKAILIKTCPDKTLLWRSLSD is encoded by the exons ATGGGAGATGAGTATTTGTTGCGGCAATTCGAGCGCATTTTAGAGCACGATGATCTCCT GGATGAATTAGGGTTCATACACCCATCCCAATTTGCATCTCTAAACGAGGGTTTAGATGCTACCGCATTTGAGATCTCAAATCGGACACCTTCCGATTTTGATGCACTAAATTATGACGAAACCGCTTTTTGGACCAAAGATCATAAGCTGGCGATATCAACAGAGATCTTAACTCAGTTGTCAAAAGCTGCTCGGCGTGCTTATTTCGATGTAAGAAGCGGCTATAAAGATTCTATCAGCGTGAATATGAATGCAAATCGATCTGATAGCGTGACTTCTCGGGGAAGCTCTATTGAGCTTCTTGAGAATAATTTGTTGATGCACAGTAAGGCTATTTTGATACTAAGCTGTGACTTTCTCAGTGCATGGAATTCTAG GAAACAAGTCCTCCAAAGGAAATGCAATTTATCACTATTTATGGATGAACTTCAATTACTGACTTTAATTCTTTCGTACTCACCGAAAAGTGAGTGTGCCTGGAGTCATAG GAGGTGGGTGATCAAGAGGATCGCTGAAAAGTGTCAAGATCTACAAGAGATCATAGACGAGGAATCTGATCTAGCAAGGAACATAGTAGAG AAATCGAAAATGAACTATCGCGCATGGAACCATCGTGTTTGGCTCACTAATTACATGACGAGAAAACAG GTTCTTACACACATTCAGATTCTTGATGAGCTGGATAAGTCAAGGAAGTGGTCCGAGTTGCATATTGCTGACAGTTGCTCCTTCCACTATCGTGGG CGCTTGCTGCTTAGATTACTTGAGAATAGCtatagaagacaagaagaggaagCTTCTTCTAGTTTCATGTCTAATATCCCATTCTTATGGGAG GAGGAGATCAAGTGGAACAAATTTCTTATTAAACGATTTATGGATAGACAG TCCTTGTGGGTCTACCGTCGATTCCTCATTCAATGCTGGATAAAGCTCTTCAGAGATGATTGTTTACATGCCAGGCAGTTGCATAAGGACCATCAAAATGGTTCCCTCGAGTTGCATACTGACCATCAAAATAGTTGTGTCTTGCTGGATCTATTTTGGGCCAAAGAATTAGAATTCCTTTGTGAGTGCCTGAATACTCCTGTTGATGAATTCGAGGATTATCACATTCAAGCCCAGCTTGCGGCTTCTTACATGTTGTGGATTACAAAG CAATTTCCATTCCTTGCGAATTCTAAGCATCAAGAGAGAATAAGTGAACTGGGAGACCTAAAGGCCATCTTGATAAAGACTTGCCCAGATAAGACTTTGCTTTGGAGAAGTCTATCAGATTAG